The following proteins are co-located in the Leptolyngbya sp. SIO1E4 genome:
- the ggpS gene encoding glucosylglycerol-phosphate synthase, with product MKSSLVILYHREPYDEVNVDGKIVYRDKKSPNGIVPTLKTFFANAESSTWIAWKQVTSKQQANFEERVVMEGGSESCEVRRIPLTAQQVKDFYHITAKEAFWPILHSFPEHFTYESSDWENFQHINQLFADAACEDAAEDALIWIHDYNLWLTPYYIRQKMPNVKIAFFHHTPFPAADVFNILHWRQAIVDSLLCCDLCGFHIPRYVENFVSVARSLREVDIVEREPVRSAFTPHGLALAEPEMTKQLRYQGRTVNLDAFPVGTNPGYIAEVVNSPEVQRQVKKIRDDIGDNKLIVSAGRVDYVKGAKEMLLCYERLLERQPELQGKVNLVMTAVKAAAGMRVYKLAQSQIEQLVGKINGRFSKLNWTPILLFTEPVPFHDLMAFYQTADIAWIPPLRDGLNLVAKEYISAHQGRNGVLILSEFTGSSVELPDAILTNPYSDQHMDECIDQALAMSPEEQQKRMQKLYEAVQKYDVQEWANHMFREANAKALSTEPALV from the coding sequence ATGAAATCTTCCCTCGTAATTCTCTACCACCGCGAGCCTTACGACGAAGTCAATGTAGATGGCAAGATTGTCTACCGGGATAAAAAAAGTCCTAACGGCATTGTCCCAACGCTGAAAACATTTTTTGCGAATGCCGAGAGCAGCACTTGGATTGCCTGGAAACAAGTCACAAGCAAGCAGCAGGCCAACTTTGAAGAGCGTGTGGTTATGGAAGGGGGTAGTGAGAGCTGTGAAGTGCGACGTATTCCGCTGACGGCACAACAGGTCAAGGACTTTTATCACATCACCGCGAAAGAAGCCTTTTGGCCCATTCTGCATTCTTTTCCAGAGCATTTCACTTATGAAAGTTCAGACTGGGAAAACTTTCAGCACATCAACCAGCTTTTCGCAGATGCCGCCTGTGAGGATGCTGCGGAAGATGCGCTGATCTGGATTCACGATTACAACTTGTGGTTAACGCCTTACTACATTCGGCAAAAGATGCCCAATGTCAAAATTGCTTTCTTCCACCACACCCCCTTCCCCGCGGCTGATGTGTTTAATATCTTGCACTGGCGGCAGGCGATCGTAGATAGCCTACTTTGCTGTGATCTTTGCGGCTTCCATATTCCTCGCTATGTGGAGAACTTTGTATCGGTGGCCCGCAGCCTGCGAGAAGTCGACATTGTAGAGCGGGAACCGGTGCGTTCTGCCTTTACGCCCCATGGATTGGCTTTAGCAGAGCCAGAAATGACCAAGCAGCTGCGATATCAGGGCCGTACTGTCAACTTAGACGCCTTTCCGGTCGGCACCAACCCCGGCTACATCGCAGAGGTGGTGAATTCACCAGAGGTGCAGCGGCAGGTGAAGAAGATCCGAGATGACATTGGGGACAACAAGCTGATTGTTTCTGCTGGCCGGGTTGACTATGTGAAAGGCGCGAAGGAAATGCTGCTGTGCTATGAGCGCTTGCTTGAACGTCAGCCTGAACTACAGGGTAAAGTCAACCTGGTCATGACTGCGGTCAAAGCTGCAGCGGGGATGCGGGTCTATAAGCTTGCCCAAAGCCAGATCGAGCAGCTAGTCGGCAAGATTAACGGGCGCTTTTCTAAGCTCAACTGGACCCCAATTCTTCTATTTACTGAGCCGGTTCCTTTCCATGACTTGATGGCGTTTTATCAAACAGCAGACATTGCCTGGATTCCCCCCCTGCGCGACGGGCTGAACTTGGTTGCCAAGGAGTACATCTCCGCTCACCAGGGCCGGAATGGGGTGTTAATTTTGTCAGAATTCACGGGTTCTTCTGTGGAACTGCCAGATGCTATTTTGACGAATCCCTATTCAGACCAGCATATGGATGAGTGCATTGACCAGGCACTGGCGATGAGCCCAGAAGAGCAGCAAAAGCGGATGCAAAAGCTGTACGAGGCTGTGCAGAAATATGATGTGCAGGAATGGGCAAATCATATGTTCCGTGAAGCGAATGCGAAGGCGCTGAGCACAGAACCTGCGCTAGTCTAG
- a CDS encoding alpha-amylase, with protein MPNICLVEDETQTLLNWAASVMASDDTYFSRGQRLAKRLGAHYRRDGLTEFGFWTPELTADVIQSERTLELEVLTPLEPINFRTPQQTLQFQRDRVPVAQQGEFLWAVVSGVRAGSRNAIGAFYWLRYVDAEQRVHMIRDPLAYSVPYGVFAPAEVYDMRQVQRRRADLSYLRRTSAPKGVPDAEIPRIPPPTNILQVHVKTASPEGTLEGLTRVFQRVSDKLATGELLTPAEEVYAGYEAVQLLPVEPTIEYRREDPNSEHEVFAIHPDADLDPSGEKAREQGAEDTPEPEAINTVEVTLRKPNTQNWGYDVPILASSATNPAVLGSLRPDEVIDFTATLHNFSTGPIQLIYDLVYGHSDNQGLELLAQQFFKGPNMYGQDLNHQLPQVRAILLEMQRRKINTGADGIRVDGGQDFRFFNPLSGRVEQDDAYLLAMSDVVQDIYGYRRLLFTIFEDGRPWPEEGWEEKSTYRELIEMKLGSFQWGPLIFAHNTPTLKGFWDRKWRRVCEVIFQGDHWITGCGNHDTVRRGNQLAPEADINWNLGKTLPQVLHRAYNNSATLLWVHGFSPGLPMDFLNANVGTPWGFFRNTDDRYGVKVVSEEVGFLDWEIEPAMYSEVDAFPQLKALGFKDYDQLRDFAYALRDAMIETDYDLQEVAQICQHCLGGEDGITCEVPALEELNEPSLPNFLATLDVPKLKAFAMAFMEDGHDMCNVTRYLEDLDGSTSHFGLRLRQFRTRRPWLRENLTGRDRFNRISDDQRTIFYGYRTEPNAEDVLPDEIVLLAHMGGEPMVVNPGDWLQLDMSQWTVALATPGLNLQRDLKDLRSFELRDGEGVLLEPLKTMQSRLENGLSA; from the coding sequence ATCCCCAACATATGTCTCGTAGAAGATGAGACCCAGACGTTACTAAACTGGGCTGCATCAGTTATGGCCTCGGATGACACCTATTTCAGTCGGGGTCAGCGGCTGGCCAAACGTTTAGGGGCTCACTACCGACGAGATGGCCTGACCGAATTTGGCTTTTGGACTCCAGAGTTAACTGCAGACGTGATCCAGTCGGAACGAACCCTGGAACTGGAAGTTTTGACCCCATTAGAGCCCATCAACTTTCGGACGCCTCAGCAAACGCTGCAATTTCAGCGGGATCGGGTTCCCGTGGCACAGCAAGGAGAGTTCCTGTGGGCCGTCGTATCAGGGGTTCGGGCAGGCAGCCGTAACGCTATAGGCGCCTTTTATTGGCTGCGCTATGTCGATGCTGAGCAGCGGGTACATATGATTCGCGACCCCTTAGCGTACTCAGTTCCTTACGGGGTGTTTGCCCCGGCGGAAGTTTATGACATGCGACAGGTGCAGCGGCGACGGGCTGATCTCAGCTATCTACGGCGGACATCGGCTCCTAAAGGCGTGCCTGATGCTGAAATTCCTCGCATTCCCCCTCCTACTAATATTTTGCAAGTTCACGTCAAAACGGCTTCTCCAGAGGGCACCCTGGAAGGGCTTACCCGAGTCTTTCAACGGGTGTCAGACAAATTAGCCACAGGGGAGTTGCTGACACCTGCAGAGGAAGTCTATGCGGGCTATGAAGCCGTTCAACTCTTGCCCGTCGAGCCGACGATTGAGTACCGGCGCGAAGATCCCAATAGCGAGCATGAGGTCTTTGCTATCCATCCCGACGCTGACCTCGACCCCTCTGGTGAGAAGGCACGTGAGCAGGGGGCGGAAGACACCCCAGAGCCAGAAGCAATTAATACGGTAGAAGTAACGCTCCGTAAGCCCAATACCCAGAACTGGGGATACGATGTGCCTATTTTGGCCTCGTCTGCTACAAACCCGGCTGTATTGGGGAGCTTACGACCTGATGAGGTCATTGACTTTACCGCCACCCTGCATAATTTTTCCACTGGGCCGATTCAGCTGATTTACGACCTGGTATATGGGCATTCCGATAACCAAGGGTTAGAGCTGCTTGCACAGCAGTTCTTTAAGGGCCCCAATATGTATGGGCAAGACTTAAATCACCAGCTGCCTCAGGTGCGAGCCATTTTGTTAGAGATGCAGCGGCGAAAAATCAATACCGGCGCTGATGGTATTCGAGTCGATGGAGGGCAAGACTTTCGCTTTTTCAATCCCCTGTCGGGGCGAGTCGAGCAGGATGATGCCTATCTATTGGCCATGAGTGATGTGGTGCAAGACATCTATGGCTATCGGCGGTTGCTGTTTACGATTTTTGAAGATGGTCGCCCATGGCCTGAGGAAGGTTGGGAAGAAAAATCAACCTATCGTGAACTGATTGAAATGAAGCTGGGTTCCTTCCAGTGGGGGCCGCTAATTTTTGCCCATAACACCCCTACCCTGAAAGGCTTTTGGGATCGCAAGTGGCGACGGGTCTGCGAAGTGATTTTTCAGGGCGACCACTGGATCACAGGCTGCGGCAACCACGACACTGTGCGCCGGGGTAATCAGCTTGCTCCAGAGGCTGACATCAACTGGAACCTGGGCAAAACCTTACCTCAGGTGTTGCATCGCGCATACAACAACTCCGCCACGCTGCTGTGGGTGCATGGCTTTTCGCCGGGCCTACCGATGGACTTTTTGAATGCCAATGTAGGCACCCCGTGGGGCTTTTTCCGTAATACCGACGATCGCTATGGGGTTAAGGTGGTCTCTGAAGAGGTCGGGTTTCTCGATTGGGAAATTGAGCCTGCAATGTATTCCGAAGTGGATGCCTTTCCGCAGCTCAAGGCATTGGGCTTTAAAGATTATGACCAACTGCGGGATTTTGCCTACGCGCTGCGGGATGCCATGATCGAAACTGATTACGACTTACAAGAAGTGGCCCAAATTTGCCAGCATTGTTTAGGGGGAGAAGACGGCATTACCTGCGAAGTCCCGGCGTTAGAAGAACTCAATGAGCCGAGTTTGCCCAATTTCTTAGCGACGCTGGATGTGCCTAAGCTAAAGGCATTTGCCATGGCCTTTATGGAAGATGGGCATGACATGTGCAACGTGACCCGATACCTAGAAGATTTAGATGGCTCGACCAGTCACTTTGGATTGCGGCTGCGGCAGTTTCGTACCCGTCGTCCATGGCTGCGGGAAAATTTAACCGGTCGCGATCGCTTCAACCGCATTAGTGATGACCAGCGTACGATTTTCTATGGCTATCGTACAGAACCTAACGCAGAGGACGTCCTGCCTGATGAGATTGTGCTTCTAGCCCATATGGGGGGAGAGCCCATGGTGGTTAATCCAGGAGATTGGCTGCAGCTAGACATGTCGCAATGGACCGTTGCCCTGGCAACCCCTGGCCTCAATTTGCAGCGAGACTTGAAGGATCTGCGCTCGTTTGAACTCCGGGATGGCGAAGGGGTTTTACTAGAACCCTTAAAAACGATGCAGTCTCGCTTGGAAAATGGATTGAGCGCTTGA
- a CDS encoding tetratricopeptide repeat protein gives MAVKRNRWLVISVLVVAIGAFLTLSLLPLLAGRGGHHTATPAEQASGTADAQAELEDRARGYESVLEREPDNQTALQGLADTRSRLNDLEGVVEPLERLVELNPDIPEYQILLGQTKQTLGDLEGAAQAYRTVLTESPGNMDALQALVALLFEQERPQAAIGLLQDTLQTASQANEVTPGSIDVVSVQLLLAQVYVEDGQVDDALRVYDEVIEIASDDFRPRLAKALVLTDIGNVAEAALLFEQAEEMAPDQYKDQVRELAAGSTGTGAPSPAGEDTPAKDDSAAEADPSDASEAGDASEEGNDFIE, from the coding sequence GTGGCTGTAAAACGCAACCGCTGGCTAGTTATTAGCGTTTTGGTCGTTGCTATTGGGGCCTTTTTGACGCTGTCTTTGCTGCCATTGCTGGCAGGACGGGGCGGTCACCACACGGCAACTCCGGCTGAGCAAGCCTCAGGAACAGCGGATGCCCAGGCCGAGCTGGAAGACAGGGCTCGAGGCTATGAATCAGTCTTGGAGCGAGAGCCTGATAACCAGACAGCTCTCCAGGGGTTGGCGGATACCCGCAGCCGCCTGAATGACTTGGAAGGGGTTGTTGAACCGCTAGAGAGGCTGGTTGAGCTAAATCCTGACATTCCTGAATATCAAATCTTGCTGGGGCAAACGAAGCAAACTTTAGGAGACCTGGAAGGTGCTGCCCAGGCATACCGAACCGTGCTCACTGAAAGCCCGGGCAACATGGATGCCTTGCAAGCACTGGTCGCCCTTTTGTTTGAGCAAGAACGCCCGCAAGCGGCGATCGGGCTCCTGCAAGATACCTTGCAGACTGCAAGTCAGGCAAACGAAGTGACTCCTGGCTCCATTGATGTGGTGTCGGTGCAGTTACTCTTAGCCCAAGTTTATGTAGAAGATGGGCAGGTAGATGATGCCCTTCGTGTTTACGATGAGGTCATCGAAATTGCTAGCGATGATTTCCGCCCCCGCCTAGCTAAGGCACTGGTGCTGACAGACATTGGCAACGTGGCTGAAGCCGCCCTCCTGTTTGAGCAAGCTGAAGAAATGGCCCCCGATCAATATAAAGATCAGGTGCGTGAGCTAGCAGCGGGCTCTACAGGCACAGGGGCTCCCTCCCCAGCCGGTGAAGACACCCCCGCCAAGGATGATTCAGCGGCAGAAGCAGATCCGTCCGATGCTTCAGAAGCTGGGGATGCCTCTGAAGAAGGGAATGATTTTATTGAGTAG
- a CDS encoding phosphodiester glycosidase family protein, whose translation MTAIRAWRFAHPLRVRLLRLGLIGLLPGMTLLHGSAAIALTAQNSGQPQRAQHLAQLETAALQGTAVSVGNTTVPIPWQQRGDRIGLADIPLMRHLGVDLQNTAVAGQQPVLWFAEQPQSLPTWIDNGYRYVDITAWAAQQGWQLQPAGNQLSIQAPAASVLVGRRGRQSWGDRLVLETDRPVLWSLTEDPTAFTLTLQANAAASFQTTALTTGEGNTLKTLQVQPGRGTIQIQGTFDDTARPRVWSLTNPHRVVIDLTQADVMPRDILWAPGLQWRDEYLTVGNRAFPVHQLRLDLGPEVAMRPIWPNPGQMPGTAPLITTAQNWGAVAAINAGFFNRNNQLPLGAVRTENRWISGPILNRGAIAWNNQGRFLLSRLFLAHRLTTNQGGSFSVGQINSGYVQAGIGLYTSPWGSTYAPVIENETLVTVTQNQVTQQTPAGAVGSGAYPIPLEGYLLAVRSYAEAARSLPPGTTLTLTPEVRPPAFGELPHAIGGGPLLVQGGQIVVDAKAEGFSDAFAAQAAPRSAVGVTADGKLLLVAMHYSPGGRGPTLQEAAQMMVQLGAQDALNLDGGSSSSLYLGGSLINRHRGTVGRVHNGLGVFLSPATN comes from the coding sequence ATGACAGCCATCAGAGCCTGGAGATTTGCACATCCGCTACGGGTACGTTTGCTAAGGCTAGGGCTGATTGGGCTACTGCCCGGAATGACGTTACTCCACGGGTCTGCTGCGATCGCTCTCACGGCTCAAAACAGTGGGCAACCCCAACGGGCACAGCATTTAGCTCAGCTCGAAACGGCGGCTCTGCAAGGCACTGCGGTGAGCGTCGGCAACACAACGGTGCCGATTCCCTGGCAGCAGCGGGGCGATCGCATTGGGTTGGCTGATATTCCCCTGATGCGCCACCTAGGGGTGGATCTGCAGAACACTGCCGTGGCAGGGCAGCAGCCCGTTCTCTGGTTTGCAGAACAGCCACAGTCCCTGCCTACCTGGATTGACAACGGCTATCGCTATGTTGATATCACCGCCTGGGCTGCTCAACAGGGCTGGCAACTCCAGCCTGCTGGCAACCAGTTAAGCATTCAGGCACCAGCCGCCTCGGTACTCGTGGGCAGACGGGGACGACAATCCTGGGGCGATCGCCTGGTGCTAGAGACCGATCGCCCCGTACTCTGGAGCCTGACAGAAGACCCCACCGCCTTTACCCTGACACTGCAGGCCAATGCGGCGGCTTCCTTTCAGACCACCGCCCTCACTACAGGCGAAGGTAATACCTTGAAGACCCTTCAAGTTCAGCCAGGGCGGGGCACGATACAAATTCAGGGCACTTTTGATGACACCGCCCGCCCTCGCGTCTGGAGTCTGACAAACCCTCATCGGGTGGTGATCGACCTGACTCAGGCAGATGTCATGCCTCGGGACATTCTCTGGGCACCAGGGCTGCAGTGGCGAGATGAATATCTCACCGTCGGTAATCGTGCCTTTCCGGTTCACCAGCTGCGGCTCGATTTGGGGCCAGAGGTGGCGATGCGCCCCATTTGGCCAAATCCAGGGCAGATGCCGGGGACGGCACCGCTGATCACCACCGCCCAAAATTGGGGTGCGGTGGCAGCCATCAACGCCGGATTTTTTAACCGCAATAACCAGTTACCCCTGGGGGCCGTGCGCACCGAAAACCGCTGGATTTCTGGCCCGATTTTGAATCGCGGCGCGATCGCCTGGAACAATCAGGGGCGCTTTCTCCTCAGTCGTCTCTTTTTGGCCCATCGCTTGACGACGAACCAGGGCGGCAGTTTTTCTGTGGGGCAAATTAACAGCGGCTACGTGCAAGCCGGCATTGGCCTCTACACTTCGCCCTGGGGCAGCACCTATGCCCCGGTGATCGAGAATGAGACCCTGGTGACCGTCACCCAAAATCAGGTAACGCAGCAAACCCCAGCAGGGGCTGTTGGCAGCGGGGCTTATCCCATTCCTTTAGAGGGATACTTGCTAGCCGTGCGCTCCTACGCGGAAGCGGCGCGATCGCTCCCCCCTGGAACGACCCTGACCCTGACCCCAGAAGTGCGTCCCCCTGCTTTTGGGGAATTGCCACACGCGATCGGGGGAGGCCCCTTGTTGGTGCAAGGGGGGCAAATTGTAGTAGATGCCAAGGCTGAGGGCTTTAGTGATGCCTTTGCGGCCCAGGCAGCGCCCCGAAGTGCTGTAGGCGTCACCGCCGATGGCAAGCTCCTGCTAGTGGCCATGCACTACAGTCCAGGGGGGCGAGGCCCCACCCTCCAAGAAGCCGCACAGATGATGGTGCAGCTCGGCGCGCAGGATGCCCTAAACCTGGATGGGGGCAGTTCTTCTAGCCTTTATCTCGGAGGTAGCTTAATCAACCGCCATCGCGGCACCGTCGGTCGGGTTCACAACGGGCTCGGCGTTTTTCTGTCGCCAGCGACAAATTGA